DNA sequence from the Planifilum fimeticola genome:
CGGCGGGCGGACGCCCGGGGCCTGGTTTCGGTTTGGGGAGCAGGGGCTCAATCACAGCCCATTGTTCGTCTGTCAGCTCATGTCTCGTACTCATACTTCCATTTTACATTGGCAGATCATGTTTTTGAAATAGCTTGTAGGTAACATAGGACGCTGCGCTAACTCCCCCTACCACAATTAATGAGATAAAAGCAATCAAAGTAGTAACCATTTTAATTTTTTCCTTCATGATTCGATCTCCTCTCCCTAGAAATATTTTCTCTAAATAATCGATTTTCCTTAAGCTAAATTAGGTTGTACAATGTTGTCTTGCTTTTTGACAACAATGTCCAAATCAAAATCATCAAACTTAGCCATCCTTCACTCCCCCTTTCCCTCTTGGTATCTATCATTAACTACTGATGATGAAAGGATTCACAATCCAACAAATTATTCAATCCTTTCTCATCAAATAGTTAATGTCAAAACTAAAAAACTTCTTTTCGGTACTTAACGTATATAAGTTGAATTAAAGATTTACAACTGAACACACAAACGATCGATCGTTTGTTCTGGTTTCTGGTTGATTCGCTGAATAAAGGCTTGGACATTCTTTCTAATTTCTTGCACACTCGAATAGAACACGTTGTAAATCACGTCTGATTTCAGCCATTTCCATAGCCCTTCAATCAAGTTCAATTGCGGACTGTATGGTGGCAAAAAGACGAGCTCTAACCGATCTTCGTGTTCTTTTAAAAATGGCTGAATGAGTTTGGCATGGTGAATTCGAGCGTTATCTAAAATCATCACTATTTTGCCTGTGGGATAGCGTTCTAACACAAGTTGAAGAAATCGAAGAAATGTTTCCGCGTCATAGCGTTCTTCTTCGATGCAAAACACTTCCCCTGTTTCGTAGTTCAACGTGCCAATCAGCTTCAGCCCTTGATGTTTTCCAAACGTCGGAATGATTCGTTGTTTTCCTTTGACAAACCATGTTTTTTGAATCGCTTGTACTCAAGGAAACCTCAGTGGTTGGTTAAATGAGGGCGATCTTTATTAACAAGTTTGTTATAATCGGGGCTTACGCTTTGTAGGAGGTAAGATTCGTGTATTCGGCGCCTCCCCGCTTTGAACGCGTAAATTTCATACCGTTCAAAGCCTCTGCTTGTTTACCCACAGGCCGTAAGCGATCATTTCATTTTTTCAGGGATAAGGCAGCATGGGCTGCCTTTTTATTTTTGATAGGACCTGCCAAGGGTCCGTTGATTGACGAAAGCCGTCGGGTCGGTCCAAACCGTTATCGTGCTCCGCTTCACACATGCTTGTTTCGCTGTGCTCGCGGGAGTCGGCTGAGTGTGCTCCGCCCGCCGCCCAGGGGAACCCATCGAATCCGACAAAACGGAAAACCGGTGATAACCGCCGGAGTCGTCTCATACATCCTAAAACAAACCCTTTATTTTGCAATCCGCCTCTGCAGGATGCCGGAGGGGCCGCTCCCTGCAGATTGTGGCGATCAAAAGGAGGAAAAGCGATGGCGGTTTGGGGATGGGTGGCGGTCTCCGCCCTGGGATACCTCCTCGGCGGATGTGCGATCTGGTGGAAAAAACACTGGTCACAGCAGGGTCTTCAGGCGCTCTTGGCCGTCAGCACCGGAGTGTTGCTGGCGGTGGCCATTCTGGGCATGCTTCCCCACGGATTGGCCGAATCGCCAAACGGAATCCCCTGGGTTCTCGCAGGGCTGCTTGCCGCCTGCGGGTTGCAGCGATGGCTCGGAAGAAGGGAGAAAAAGAAGATTCATTCTCCGGGAGCGATGTGGGGAGCCTTGACCGGAATGGGAATCCACTCCTTTTTCGAAGGGGTGGCCCTGGGAGTCGGGTTTCACACCGACGCCCGCCTGGGGCTGGCGGTGTTGTCCGCTTTGGTGTTGCACAAGTTCCCGGAGGGAGTGGCGATCGCCTCCCTCGCGGTGGCCGACGGAAAGAGAAAAAAAGCGATGGCGGCCGTCGGAATCCTGGCCGCCAGCACCGCCCTGGGAACCGGAACGGCGCTCGCCGTGGCGGAAATTTCGGCGGCGGGCATTCCGCTTTTGTTTTCCTCGGGCATTCTGCTTTATATCGCGGGGACTGAATTGTGGCCGGCGGTCAACCGAAGGCGCGGCTGGGGCGGCATGGGGTGGCTCCTGTCCGGCATTTTGCTGTACGGGCTTTTGGGATGGGGAAGCGAGCTTCTCGCCCCGGCGGATGCCCATCCCCACACGCACCACACGGCCTCACCTTCTATCGAATCCGCCTCCCACTCCATGTCCCACCATCACGCTCCGCTGGAGGTTCCCGGGGGATTGCCGGCGCCCGAGGTTGAAATGAAGGTGGAGCCGGATGCGAAGGGGGGATGGAACATCCACGTGTCCACTTCCCACTTCCGGTTCGCTCCGGAACGGGTCAACGGGGATCCCCGCCCGGGAGAAGGGCACGCCCATCTATACGTGGACGGTCGGAAAGTCGCCCGCCTGTACGCCCCCTGGTTCCACCTGGATTCGCTCCCTTCGGGAACCCACACCCTGCGGGTGGAGTTGAACAGCAACGATCATCGCCCCCTGACGCACCGGGGAAAGAAAATCGAAGACAGCGTCACCCTGTCGGTTCGGTGAAAATTGAACAGGAAGCGAATCGCCCCGCCATTCCCTTGCACCGCTTGCCCCGGGGACAGTGCCCGCACCTGAAGCACCAACACAAAAGGCCGCCCCGAAACGGAGCGGCTTCCGGCGATTGACAACGTATCAAGAGGAAAGCGATTTTTCATCGAGCGACTCGCCACTTCCCGGAGCCGAGGCGAAAAAACGCATCCCGATTTCCGGCTCCGAGGTTTGTCGGCAGTCTCAAGCCGCCATCCAAGGAGGCGGCTTTCTTGATTATCCCTCGTAACCGATCCGCCCGTTGACCAGGGTCATCATCACCCGGGCCTCCGGCAGCTCCTCCGGATCGACCTCCAACGGATTTCGATCGAAAACGGTCACGTCGGCCCATTTGCCGGCGGAAAGGGTGCCCCGCTCCTTTTCCTCCCCGGCGGCGAAGGCGCTTCCCCGGGTGAAGAGGGCCAGCGCTTCCTTCGGGGTGAGCCGTTCTCCTGGAGAATAACCTTCCGGGGGCCCCTCCCCTCCGGGCGGGCGTCGGGTGATGGCCGCATGAATCCCCAACAGGGGGTCCATCGGTTCGATGGGAGCATCGCTTCCCCCGGCACAGACCAATCCCTCCCGAAGCATCGTCTTGAAGGCGTAGGCGAAGGGAGAAAGCTCCGGCCCCAATCGATCCATCACCCAGGGAAAGTCTCCGGCGACGAACCGGGGCTGGATATCCAGCACCACCGGCAGCCTTTTCAGCCGTGCGATGAGGTCCCGCCTCAGCACCGAGGCGTGGATCAGCCGGTCGGGCAGGCGCCTTCTTCCCTCACCGGGAATCGCCTCCAACACCCGGATGACCCGCTCCGCCGCCAGATCCCCGATCGCGTGAACGGCGATGGGATACCCCATCCTGCGGGCTCTTCCCGCCAGTTCCGACATTTCCTCCCGGGAGTGGACGGCCATGCCCGTACGTTCCGGGTCATCGCGGTAGGGCCTGCTGAGGAGAGCGGTGCGTCCGCCCAAGGAGCCGTCGGCGAAGATCTTGACTCCTCCGACGGTGACCCATTCGTCGCCGTCCCCCGCACGGATGCCCAGTTCCTCCGCCTCTCCCAGATGAGGATGGTAGATCAGGTGGTGGGTGCGAAAGGGGTTCCCTTCCTTCACCAGCTCGCGATAAATCCGGAGGGTGTCGGAGATGCTTCCCAACTCGCGCAGATCGTCGGTATGGGCCCCCGTCAACCCGCGGGAAAGGGCGTATTTTACGGCCTGTCGGACCATCTCCTTCCACTGGCCAAAAGTGGGACGGGGCTGCGCGTCGAGGAAGGGCCGGGAAGCCTCCTCATAGATCAAGCCGTTCAGCCTCCCCGAGGCGTCG
Encoded proteins:
- a CDS encoding ZIP family metal transporter; this encodes MAVWGWVAVSALGYLLGGCAIWWKKHWSQQGLQALLAVSTGVLLAVAILGMLPHGLAESPNGIPWVLAGLLAACGLQRWLGRREKKKIHSPGAMWGALTGMGIHSFFEGVALGVGFHTDARLGLAVLSALVLHKFPEGVAIASLAVADGKRKKAMAAVGILAASTALGTGTALAVAEISAAGIPLLFSSGILLYIAGTELWPAVNRRRGWGGMGWLLSGILLYGLLGWGSELLAPADAHPHTHHTASPSIESASHSMSHHHAPLEVPGGLPAPEVEMKVEPDAKGGWNIHVSTSHFRFAPERVNGDPRPGEGHAHLYVDGRKVARLYAPWFHLDSLPSGTHTLRVELNSNDHRPLTHRGKKIEDSVTLSVR
- a CDS encoding amidohydrolase produces the protein MEKVLLTGGRIFTLDAERPEAEALYVEKGRIVALGDREEVELQHGRAGVRRIDLQGGFAVPGLVDSHLHLAMFGRKFLLIDFSRTRSKEEMLRLLRERVAKTPPGEWVLGSNWDENRFREGEIPTREELDDVAPGHPVLLTRVCHHVRLANSAAFRAAKVAEDAPDPPRGAYGRDASGRLNGLIYEEASRPFLDAQPRPTFGQWKEMVRQAVKYALSRGLTGAHTDDLRELGSISDTLRIYRELVKEGNPFRTHHLIYHPHLGEAEELGIRAGDGDEWVTVGGVKIFADGSLGGRTALLSRPYRDDPERTGMAVHSREEMSELAGRARRMGYPIAVHAIGDLAAERVIRVLEAIPGEGRRRLPDRLIHASVLRRDLIARLKRLPVVLDIQPRFVAGDFPWVMDRLGPELSPFAYAFKTMLREGLVCAGGSDAPIEPMDPLLGIHAAITRRPPGGEGPPEGYSPGERLTPKEALALFTRGSAFAAGEEKERGTLSAGKWADVTVFDRNPLEVDPEELPEARVMMTLVNGRIGYEG